In the Clostridium cellulovorans 743B genome, CCAAGAGTTTTTAAAGGAAACTTTTATGATGCTGTAGAAGATTTTGAAAGGTTAGATATGAAAATGAGTTTAATAAAAGACAATAAGGAGATATTTAGAAGAGAAGGTATAAGTTGGTGGCTAACAGGCTTCAAGTTAGGGATGTTTTCTCATCCTTCAGAGTTAATAGTGGATTTGAGCATTACCTTAAAAGATCTAGAAATGCGAAATGCTTTTATAATGGCTTTGATAGATATAGGATATTTAGAAGATGAAATTTATTTAGACAATAATACTGTAACTTTTCAATTTAATAAACCAAGAACAAAACAGCCAACTTCAAAAAAGAAAATATTTCTTTCAATTGTTCAAAGTTCAAATAAGTTGAATTGTAGAAGGTATCAAAAAATAGCAGGTAATCATAAAAATTTTTATGATGCAATTAATGCTATCGAAAAAGAAACACCAGATTTATTTGATAAGATAATAAATTTAAGGAAGTTCAACGAACTAAAGAATATGTTGGGTATTAAAAGAAAATAGCTCATCATTGTTATAGCTTAGAATAATCACTTTTCTTTTTTAGTGGTTAATTTTTTATGTGTAGGATACCTCTGATAGTAGTTAATTATATTAATATCAGAGGTTTTAGTCATGGATTTTTGAACTTTTCAAACCATGAGACATTTTTATCTTTGTAACATAGAATGTTATGAATAGTATTTTATAACATAACGAGGATAATCATGGATGCGATAAATCGTATATCAGAAGTTTTTAAAAAATCAAAGGAAGTTTTTATCGATGATAGCTCTAGATTAGCATTAATCAGCGATTGCCATAGAGGTGATGGGACTAGTTCAGACAGCTTTTATAAAAATGAAAGATTGTATTTTACAGCTATAAATCATTATTATCAGGAGGGGTATACTTATGTAGAAGTCGGTGACGGTGATGAACTTTGGGAAAATAGAAATTTTTATGATATTCAAAAGGTTCATAGCAACGTCTTTAAGTTTTTGTCTAAATTTTATAATGAAAAGAGACTTTATTTTATTTATGGAAATCATGATATGATTAAGAAAGATGAAGAGTTTGTTAATAGAAATTTCTATAGATATTTTGATCAAAGAACAAAGAGTGAAATTCCTTTGTTTGAAGATATAAAAATTCACGAAGGATTGGTTTTAAAGTATAAAAGAGAAGAAGATAAAATTTTGGTAATCCACGGACATCAAGCAGATTTTTTAAATGATGATTTATGGGTGGCAAGTAAGTATATGGTTAGATATCTATGGAGACCACTTGAAATGTTTGGAGTTAAAGATCCAACAAGTACAGCTAAAAACTATGAAAAAAAACTTGCCGTTGAGAAAAAGCTTGTTGAATGGGTAGAAAAAGAAAAACATATACTAATTACTGGACATACCCATAGACCTATGTTTCCAAAAGTGGGGCAACCACCGTATTTTAATGATGGAAGCTGCGTTCATCCAAGATGTATAACTGCTATAGAAATAGTAGATGGTTATATTACTCTTGTAAAATGGAATATTAAAATTAGAGAAGATGGTGTATTGTTTGTTGGAAAAGATATTTTAGCAGGGCCATGCAAGTTAGAGGATTATTTTAATAGCTTCAATTGATTTATATTTTTAAGTTCACATCACTGATTATTTGAACCAAAGGATTTTTGAAGCTAGTCTTTATAACTTGTTTATCATCATATAAATATTAAGAATAAATAAAGCCGACAAAAGTGTTAACTAAGAAGGGGGGGTGTATCTTTTAAAAAAGTAAGAGCCCCTTTATTTACATAAGCTGATATTTTAGTAATAAATATAAGTTTTTGATGTTGATGTATTATTTTTCCTATGATAAAATCAATCTAGTTAATCAATGGTATTAATAAGTATTTTAATATTAATTGGGATATGATTACATAAAGGAGCTAAAGTATATGAGTAATTCATCACATACAAAACAGTTAATGGCAGAATCTCTAAAAAAACAGATGGAGAAAACCCCAATTAACAAGATTTCTATACAAAATATTGTTGATGGCTGCGGATTAACAAGACAATCCTTCTATTATCATTTTCAAGATGTCTATGAATTATTAGGGTGGATTTATAGTAATCAAGCAGCTAAATGGCTGGAAGAAGAAAGTCGTTATGAAAATTGGAAAGAAGGATACTTAGAAGTTTTCAAATATATAGAAAAGAACAAAACATTCTGTTTAAATACCTTGCATTCAGTTGGTAGAGAGCATTTAGAAAGGTTTCTTTTTGCCAGTGCCTCAAAGCACTTAATAGGAATTGTAGAAGAGATATCTGGAGATATGAAAGTTCCAGAGGAAAAGAAAAAAATAGTAGTGGATTTTTATACTCCAGCTTTCATAGCATTAGTTGGAAAGTGGATGGAGGGAGGAATGAAGACAAAACCAGAAGAAATTATCGAAGCTATTGGGGTTTTAGTGGATGGAACTATAGAGAAAGCATTAAAAGAATATTCAATAAATAAGTAATATAAGTATATATCAGTGTTAAATTGTAAAAAGTATGCAAAATATTTAATGAAAATTCAGTTGCATTTTGATACAAAAATGTCATAATTAAAGTGTATAATAAAAACATAATAAAATGTTTTTTCATAAATCCTCTTACAATTTAGATGAACACTGGTATCCCCGTGCCAGTGTTTTTTCTATTTGCAATTAAAAATTCCATAATAATAAATTAAAATTATCGATTAAAGCTTCTTTAATAAATATTTGTTTTTGACACAGAAATGACACAATTGACACCTATAATCAAACTAAAGTAAAAAATCTTTTAAAACATTTTTTAATATTTTCCCTCTCCCTATAACATATAGAAAAACATTGGTATCCCCGTACCAATGTTTTTTACGTTATTATGTGAAAGTTTTAATGTTATACTATTCTTTCAATGTTAATTAGAGTTGGTTCAGCTCCAGCGGGTACTGCTGAAATATAAATTTTTGCTAAACCAGTTTTTGCGGCTAATGCTGAAGGGGTAGCTTTAGCTATAAAAATGTAATTAACTCCATTGACAATTTGACTAGCAACTGCAATAGGGGTGTAGTTTACTCCTACAATTCCTTGCAGCGCAGTTTCAAATACTTCTTTGTCTTCATCGGTTATAGTTTCATGAACAGACCATCCGCCAGCGATTGTAGTCATAGAAGTTCCTCCTTATAGAATATTTTGATTATAGTTATTTATTTACAAGATAGTATTTTAAGAAAACATATAGGGACGTAATTATATCATTGAATTTATTGCTATTAGTTCCGGTTCTGAACCAGCAGGTACTACAGAAACATAGATTTTTACTAAATCTGTTCTAGGATTTAAGGTCACTGGAGTAGATT is a window encoding:
- a CDS encoding metallophosphoesterase, with amino-acid sequence MDAINRISEVFKKSKEVFIDDSSRLALISDCHRGDGTSSDSFYKNERLYFTAINHYYQEGYTYVEVGDGDELWENRNFYDIQKVHSNVFKFLSKFYNEKRLYFIYGNHDMIKKDEEFVNRNFYRYFDQRTKSEIPLFEDIKIHEGLVLKYKREEDKILVIHGHQADFLNDDLWVASKYMVRYLWRPLEMFGVKDPTSTAKNYEKKLAVEKKLVEWVEKEKHILITGHTHRPMFPKVGQPPYFNDGSCVHPRCITAIEIVDGYITLVKWNIKIREDGVLFVGKDILAGPCKLEDYFNSFN
- a CDS encoding TetR/AcrR family transcriptional regulator C-terminal domain-containing protein, which translates into the protein MSNSSHTKQLMAESLKKQMEKTPINKISIQNIVDGCGLTRQSFYYHFQDVYELLGWIYSNQAAKWLEEESRYENWKEGYLEVFKYIEKNKTFCLNTLHSVGREHLERFLFASASKHLIGIVEEISGDMKVPEEKKKIVVDFYTPAFIALVGKWMEGGMKTKPEEIIEAIGVLVDGTIEKALKEYSINK